The genomic DNA TCAAATGACGGTGGCGCGACTTGGTTTCCTGTCAACTTTGGTCTGACGGATAGAGGCATCACGTATTTGGCCGTTAGCCCGAATAGTCATCTATTCGCGGCCACTGAAGATAGCGGTGTTTTCCGTTACAGTGACGCTGGCAATACATGGAGACCCGTCAACACCGGCTTGACGAACCGAAATATTCTGATACTCGCCAGCAAACCTAATGGACATTTGTTTGCCGGCACTCGTGATGGCGTGTTTCGGTCAACGGATAACGGTGACACTTGGGTTGCGCTCACCAACGGTTTACCCAGCAATCTCTATTTTGCCATCGCCTTCAATCCCAGCGGGCATATTTTTGTTGGCTCGGTTCGTCGGGGTGTGTATCGCTCAACCGATAACGGCGACACCTGGACTTATTCTGGATTGGATGGTGCAACGGTTTTTGCACTGGCGATCAATGCCAGTGGACATATTTTTCTCGGAACCAGCGGCTTTGGAATTTTCCGCTCGCGGGACAATGGTGAAACTTGGAACCAAATCAATACTGGCCTAACGAATCCGACCATATATTTTCTGGCGATTAATTCACAAGGCCACGTCTTTGCAGGAACCAATGGCAGCGGTATTTTTCTCTCCACAAACGAGGGGGCAAGCTGGGCGCCGGCAAATGCCGGATTGAACAGCCGAATTGTCTATGCCTTAGCGTTCAATCAAACTGGTCATCTCTTTGCGGGAACTGGCGGAGGCGGCGTCTATCGCTCTTCAGACAATGCACAGACTTGGGCGCCTGCCAGCGCGGGCATCATTGGCACGTTCATCTATTCACTCACCGCCAATGCGAACGACGAGGTTTTTGCAGGAACCGAAGAAGCCGGCGTTTTGCGTTCGACCGATAATGGCGCCAGTTGGACGCCGCTGGACGCCAATCTTTTCATTGGAAGAGTTTACGCTCTTGCCTTCAGTTCGACTGGCCAATTGTTTGCAGGCACGCAAAGACGCGGCATTTTTCGCTCAGCCGACAACGGCGAAAGTTGGGTTCAGGTCAACAATGGATTAAAAACTCTCGAGGTGCGCGCGCTGACGATCAACGCGAGTGGTTATGTGTTTGCCGGGACGTTTGGCGAGGGCATTTTCCTTTCAACCAATAACGGTGAAAGCTGGGTTCCCGTCAACAATGGTTTGCCGCCACAATCCATCGTTATTAGTCTGGCGGTCAATTCGCGCGGTCATATTTTCGCTGGCACGCTTTTTGACGGCATTTTTCGTTCCCTCGACAATGGGGCCTCTTGGAAGCGCATCATTAACGGCCTGACTAATATCGATGTGCGCGCCATTACGATCAATCGTAATGATGAAATTTTCATTGGAACCTATGGCGGCGGTATCTTTCGCTCAACCGATAACGGCGATACTTGGATTGAAACACCGCTTGGACTAACGCATCGTTTTATCATCTCGATGGTCATTGACAAACAAGGACATATTTTTGCCGGCACCAACGGCGGCGGCGTCTTTCGATCGACGGATAATGGCGGCAACTGGGCACGACTAAACGCCGGCCTAACGAATTTACAGGTACGCACGCTTACTGTGAGCACAAACGGCTATATTTTTGCCGGCACAACGGGAAGCGGGGTTTTCCGCAGTGTCCAAGCCATTACGCCCGTGAGCGAATCTTCTGATCAATTGCCCACCAGTTTCATCTTGGGCCAAAATTATCCAAACCCCTTTAATCCATCAACGACCATTCCGTTTACATTGCCTCGCCCCGGTCGGGTGACGTTGAAGATATTCAACCAAGTGGGAGAAGAAATCGCGACGTTAGTGAACCAGAAACTTGCGGCTGGGCAACACGAAGCGCGCTGGGATGCCATCGGACAAGCAAATGGGGTTTACTTCTATCGCCTGCAGACTGATACGGGTTGGGTTCAGACCAGGAAGCTGGTATTGCTCAAATAAGGTCAAATGACTCTTGCTTTGGGGGATAGTTCAGTTTTATCTTTATTGTGTAATGGCAGATGCAATTAACAGGGAGACGAGTTTCCCCTGAAAAAAAGTTTGTAGTCTCGCCTGAAGGCGACACGACAAACGTTTATTTTCATCATTATCGGATGTCGAGCCCGGCATGGGCAATTACCATGAATAAAGGCAGTGGTTCTCCGAAGACTCAGTCGCACCTTCAACCCTCTATTACCCAACGCGGACAAGCCGCAACCAAAAAGAACTACTCGCTCACAGAAATGGAACTCTCACCGAAGTGAATTGTTTTCTGTGAGAGTTCCAATTCTGTGAGCCAAAAGTCTTTGCTTTTTTGCAAAAATTTGAGTATCAAGGAGACTAGATTATTGATTCTTCCGCTTCGCCAGTGTATGGTATTTGTTACGGGGATGAGCCATGATACTAGTTTTTGATAAACGATTGCGTTCACGCTGCCGCACCTGAATCACGTGACGCTCAAAGTTTTCAACCAACTTGGCGAAGAAGTGGCCACCCTGGTTGATCAAAAACTGCCGGCGGGCCGGCACGAAGCGCCATTGGATGCCAGCGGCTGGCCGAGCGGCGTCTATTTCTATCGCTTGCAGGCAGAAGATAATTTTGTTGCAACCAGAAAGCTTATGTTGGTCAAATAGCAGAGGGCATGGAGCATAGCGCATGGCAATGGCGCTCCATGCTCTATGCACCTCGCCCTCTGCTCCATGCTCGCTGCACTCTGCTCAATGCCCTCTGCGCCATGCCCAAAATCTCCGCTCTCGTTCTTGCCGCCGGAGAATCAAAGCGAATCCCGGGGAAAAACAAATTACTCCTGCCATTCGCCGGAAAAACCATTGTCGAATGTACCGTCGATACGGTTTTGCAAGCTGCTGTTGACGACGTGATCCTCGTGCTCGGTCATGAAGCCGAGACGATAAAAAAAGTTGTGGGAGACCGGCCAATTAAAATCGCCTTTAATCCCGATTATCGCAACGGCATGGCCGGCTCGATTCACACCGGCCTAACGGCGCTCTCTCCGACGGCGACGGCGGTGATGATTTGCTTAGTCGACCAACCTCTGATTCAATCCGCCGAATTAAATTTACTCATCACTGCCTTTTCACAGGCAAAGGAAAAATCAATTGCCGTGCCGGTATTCAAAGGGCAGCGCGGCAATCCGGTGATTTTTGACTTGCGTTATCGCGCTGAAATGCTCACTTTAAAAGGGGATGTCGGCTGCAAGCCGATCATCGCCCGGCATCCCGAGGCGGTTGTGGAAGTCGAAATGCCAACCGGAAATATTTTGGAAGACGCCGACACTTCGGAAGCTTATGCACGTCTCGTGATGTTAAGCAACCACTAAACATAAAACTTGACTTTTGCACATATACGCCATATCTTTATGCAAATAAGATTTTCAACAATCTTCGATGTCCAGTCGCCGATATTTACAATGAAAACTCAAAGTGGTGCTCCATGAAACTTACTGTACAGGAAATTCTGGAAGATTTGCACGCCGCTGAAAGGGATTGCCAAATGTTTGAACTAAAATATGGTGTCCTGTCGGAATATTTTTATGTTGCCTACATGAACGGCTCATTGGAAGATAACGGCAATCCTGATTTTGCACTTTGGGCTGGTTCCTACGAGGTCAAAATAAATCGAGAGAATGCCTATCGCAATCTGGTGCTGGTACGATCATCTCTTTTTTCCGATCTAGCGAACTTGAAGATTGAACATGTGGAACATCAGCCAGTATGAGAGCCTGGTTTATAATATCCAGGCCAATTCTCAATATATCGAGCCTTCCAATTTGGTTCTCCAGCGACGAGGCAAGTTTAATTGCTGGTTGATAGGCAGTATCCGGTTTGCAAAGAGCTTTCGTTTGGAAATTGCGGAAGCTCTCGATTTCACTTCTGAATCTTTCATCCGGCATTATAGTTATGCCGTTCTTCGTGGCGACGAAAGGTTGTATTGGTACGATTCTCAAGCCCATCCGAACGACCCCACTTTACAATCAACTCACCCCCACCACAAGCACATTCCACCCGATATAAAACATCATCGTATTCCCGCGCCATATTTGTCTTTCGATAAGCCCAACTTGCCTTTTCCTATTCGTGAAATTGAAGAGCAATTCCTTAAGTCAACAACTTCTTGAAGGTTCTCGACGCAATTTATCGCCATACCCTACACTGGCAGGAATTGACAACAGATTTGGCCGAAGGCGTCAACGAAAGTAACTCCAGAAAAAAGCATCCGTATAAAAATGACACCAGGGATCGAGGAACGCTTGCAATCCATGGCAGAAAATGTTAGATCGAGACCATAAATTTTTGAAAAGCTTCTATCACAATTTTAAACATCGTAACCCATGCACTGCCCCAGCTGCGGCTTTGAAAATCCCGCTAGCATGAAGTTTTGCGGCGCTTGTGCGGCGCCGCTGAAAAATATTTGTGCCAACTGCGGCTTCGAAAATCCGCCGGGATTCAAGTTTTGCGGCCAATGCGGCGCGTCACTCACCGGCGCCACGCCGGCGCCGGCAGCTCCCCAACACAAAACACCGGAGGCCGAGCGCCGGCATTTAACTGTGATGTTTTGCGATTTGGTCGGCTCGACTTCACTCGCCCACCAGCTCGATCCGGAAGAACTGCGCCAAGTGGTGCGCCAATATCAGGAGGTTTGCGCCGAGGCCATCAATCGTTTTGAGGGCAATATCGCGCAGTATCTCGGCGACGGCATTCTCGCCTATTTTGGGTATCCCCGCACTCATGAAGATGAAGCCCGGCGTGCGGTGCGAGCCGGCCTGGAAATACTCGACAACATGCAGCAATTGAACGCCCGCCTGCAGCGGGAGATCGGCGTCAATCTCGCCGTCCGTGTCGGCATTCACACCGGCCTCGTCGTGGTCGGTGAAATGGGTACGCCCCAGAAACGGGAACAGCTCGCGTTGGGAAAAACGCCAAACCTGGCAGCGCGTTTGCAAGGTCTGGCCGATCCGAACGCGGTCGTCATCAGCGCGGCAACCCATCGGCTGGTGCAGGGTTTCTTCGCGTGTCAATCGCTTGGGCTGCACAAACTCAAGGGCATTCCCCTGCCGCTGGAGGTATTTCGGGTTTTGCACGAAACCGAGGCGCAAAGCCGGTTTGAAGCGACGCTTGCTCAGGGCTTGACGCCGCTGATTGGCAAACAAAAAGAAGTGGAGATGCTGCTGCAACAGTGGCAGCAAACGCAACAAGGGCGCCTGCAGATTACGCTGCTCAAAGGCGAGGCCGGCATCGGCAAATCGCGCTTGCTGCGCGCTTTCAAAGACCGCCTCGGCGAGGCGCCGCATCTTTGGCTGGAAAGCCAATGCCTGCCCTATCATCAAAACAGCGCGCTTTATCCAATCTTCGATCTGCTTCAGCGCCTGCTGGCATTTCGCCGCGAGGAACCGTGCGAAAGCAAAACCGCCAAAATCGAGAAGCTGCTCGCCCAGTACGATTTTCCAACCGCCGAAGCTGTGCTGTTATTTTCCGATCTGCTTTGCGTGCCGCTGGGTGGAGGTCAAGCCGGTCCGCGCCTGAATCCGCAGCGCCAAAAACAAAAAACGCTGGAGGCCGTGCTGCAACTGTTGTTGAAAATGGCGCAGCAGCAGCCGGTTGTCTTTGTCGTTGAAGATTTGCACTGGGCGGATGCTTCCACGTTGGAACTGCTCGATCTTCTCATTTCGCAACCGCCGGCGGCGTATATGCTCGCGCTGCTCATCACGCGCCCGGAATTTTCGCCGGCGTGGGAAAACCGTCCGGAGATCAACCGCCTCTTCCTCAATCGCTTGACGCCCGGGCAAATCGAAATTATGGTGGGGCAAATCACCGGCGGCCGGGCTTTGCCTGAACCGGTGCTGCGGCAAATCGTTATGAAAACCGATGGCGTGCCGTTGTTCATCGAAGAGCTGACCAAAATGGTTCTGGAGTCCGGCTTGTTGCGGGAGGTCAGCGATCATTATGAGCTATCCGGCCCGCTGCCGCCGCTGGCGATTCCGGCCACCCTGCAGGATTCCTTGATGGCGCGATTGGATCGCCTGGCGCCGGTGAAGGAGATTGCCCAGGTCGGCGCCGCCATTGGCCGGGAGTTTTCCTACGAGCTGATTCAAGCGGTGACCAATTTGCCTGAAGATACGTTGCAAGACGGCCTGTCACAGTTGGTGAATGCCGAATTGCTTTACCCCAAAAACACTCCCACCAACGGTACGATTTATGTTTTCAAACATGCGCTGATTCAAGATACGGCCTACGAATCGTTGCTGAAAAGCACGCGACAACAATATCATCTGCGCATTGCAGAGATGTTAAAGGATCGTTTTACGGAGACGATTCTCACCCAGCCCGAGCTGCTGGCGCAGCATTACACCGAAGCCGGCATCAAGGAAACCGCGGTGGTTTATTGGGAGATGGCCGGACGGCGCGCCATCGAGCATTCGGCAAATGTCGAGGCCATCAATCATCTTACCAAGGGGTTGGAGTTGCTGCGAACTCTTCCCGAAAATACGCACCGCCACGAACGGGAACTCGAACTCTTGACCTATCTCGGTGTGGCGCTGACGGCGATCAAAGGCTATTCCGATCCCGAAGTCGAAAAGGTTTACACCCGCGCGCGCGAATTGTGCCAACATGTCGAGCGGACGCCCCGGCTTTCTTCGGCGATGCTGGGCTTGTGGAAGGGCGCCTTGATCCGCTCCGATTTGCAGCGTGCTCACGAGCTGGCGCAAGAGTGCATGCGTTTAACCGCCAACAAAAAAAACTCGGAATTGCGCATGACCGCGCAGATCATGCTGGGCGTTGCCTTGCTCTATCAAGGTGAAATCCTCTCAGCGCATAAATACTTGACCGAGGCCGTTCGTTTATACAATCCGGCCGAGCATCACAGCGATGCTTTTGATTACGGCGAGGATCCCGGGGTTGTCGGTTTGGTCTATCTGGCTTTTACCGCCTGGATGCTGGGTTATCCCGACCAGGCGTTGAAGCACAGCGACGCCGCTTTGGCGCTGGCGAAAAAGTTGGATCACCCTTTTACGCTGGCCCTGGCGCTCAATCTGACTGCCTGGATAAATGAATTGCGGCAGGAAATTCACATTGTTCGGGAGCGCGGCGAGGCTTTGATCGCGCTGGCCGAAGAACAGGGCTTTTCATTTTGGCGGGCGTGCGGCTTCATTCAAAAGGGCAGCGCTTTATTTGAATTGGGACAACAGGAAGAAGGCATTGCGCTCGTGAACAAGGGCATGGCTGCTTTGCAGGCTTCCGGCGCGATGATCGGCCTTGCCGGCGGGCTGGCGCAGCGGGCTTTGGCCTATGGCAAAATCGGGCGCGTCGAAGAGGGTCTGCAACTGGTGGATGAAGCCATCGCCGTCATCAAGAATGGCGTCGAGCGCCAGCTTGAAGCTGAAAACTATCGCATCAAAGGCGAGCTTTTGCTGATGCAGAGGTCCGTCGATGAGCAACAAGCTGAAGCTTGTTTTACTCACGCCCTCGAGGTGGCGCGGCGCCAGCAGGCCAAATCGTGGGAATTGCGCCTTGCGACCAGTTTGGGAAGGTTTTGGATAAACCAGGGCAAGCGCGCCGAAGCGCACGCTTTGTTGGCGGAAGCCTACAACTGGTTCACGGAAGGATTTGACACCGCGGATTTGCGAGAGGCGAAGGCGCTGCTGGAGGAGTTGGCGTGATCAAAAAATTCTAAGAAAACTCAAGATTCCATTTTTTGCCTCGGATTAAAACCCCCCAAAAACAGAAATGCCCCGTTCTCAAAACGGAGCATTTCCATGATCGCACAAATTGGGAGGCAGCAAATTTAAATTACTTGCCTTTCAGATTCGGATTATTATTTCGCTCGTCGTCGGTGATGGGCAGATATTGCCATCTCCCGGCCGGCAGATGGAACCTGCCGAACCGTCTTTGATCCGCCAAGCGAATGCCGGTTACAAACAGTTCCTTATCACGTTCCTCATAGATGCCATTAAGGTCAATGGCGGTAAGCGTCCTGACGCCACGTGAAGTCCGCACGGCATTCACTCGTGTCAACGCCGAGGCGGCATTATTGTCCAGCCGGATATCCAGCTCCGCCAGCATCAACGCATTTTCCTGCCAATTTATGAAATCAATCGGCGCTGACTCAGTCGCATATTTGGATTGGCGTTGATACACCACGCTGTTGCGGCCGGTAATCGGCGTCAGCGGGATACGGGCTCGTTCCGTCGGCTCGGCGGCAACATAAGCGGCAAAACGCGGATCGCACACGAACTGCGGCCGGCCCAAACCGGCTTGCTGCCAATAGAAGTTGGTCTGTTCCGTGCTGTAACGGCCTTGCAACGCCGCATCCCCGGCCACCATGCCGGCTTGCGCGGCCGTGCGGGCTGCGGTGTAATTGCCGCGCAGCAGATGAATGCGCGCGATCAGCGAATTGGCAACTCTGCCGTCAACCGCGGCCGGGGGGTTGGCCAGAGCCAGGTTCAGCTTCTCCAACGCCAGGTCATACATTTGGTTGGAAGGAATGAACGGGCCGTTGTCGATGATGCCGCCGCCTTCAGTGGGGTTCAAGCCGAAATAAGTCGCATAAAGATAGCGGGCGATGCCGCCGAACAAATTACCGAAATAGAGGGCGCGGGTTTTCAACGCTGCATTATTGATGGTGATGGCGTTGACGCGCCGGACGAGGTCGTCAGCAAAGAAACGCAACTCGCCGAGCGGGTTGTAAGCGCCGTCCACCGAATTGTTGTCCAGTGTAATGTTGCCCAGATCAATGTCGCGGAAGGTGGGAAACGTCGCGTTCGGCACGTTGTCGTCAAAAATAAACTCATCCGACAGTCCGCTGGCCAGCACCATTACCTGCGCGAGCGCAGTGGAAAAGCGGATCTGCACGCCGGTAATGAGAAAATTGATCTGGCTTTCCGCATTCAGCGTCTCATCCGGCACTTGATCGATAATCGGGTCAACCGACTCGGCAAACTCCGTGCAGGCGATAAAGGTCGCCAGCAGTGCCAGCACAGCAAAAAAGGCAAGATATCGTTTCATTAGAGTTGTCTCCTATAATGAGAACCTGAAGATGAAGTTATACGCTCTCGGACTTTGCAGCGTCAGGAAGTCGTTGCCGCGCGTCAGGCTGCGGGCGCCGTTATGATTGACTTCGGGATCCGGCCCGCTATACTTGGTGGTCGTCCAAACGTTGCGGGCGGAGAACCCGACCACGACATCGCGGAAATAGCGATCGGCATTCAGCCGTGGCAACCAATCCTTCAAGCTGTAATTGACACTGATTTCGCGCAGCTTGAGGAAATCGCCATCTTCGATGAAATTGGCATTGAAGGTGTGATCCAGACGCGCGAATCTTTCAGCGGCGGCCTGATATTCCGGCGTATTCGGCGTCAGCCGCGTGATGGTGTTATCCACGGCCGAATTGGCTGCCACGCCCGGCCGGCCGGCCAAATTCAACTGATTCGCCAGGCGGTTGAACTCTGGATTGTTGCCGAAGCGATAAGAGAAGACGTTGGTGAAATTCAAAACCTTGAACTCGGTGGCCCAGTCCGCCAAGGCGTAGAAGTTGATGCTCCTGAACACGCGTAAATTCAACGTGAAGGAGCCATTATATTTCGGGATCGGGCTGCCGAAGTCAAAACGGTCGGTGCTCACATTGGGGCCGAGATAAGCGCCCGAGGTGGGGTCAAAGCGGGCGCCCAAAACCTTGCGAACGTAAAATTGGTGCTTGGGCAAGCCCTCTTTAATCACGTTGTTATCAAAGCCGTCAAAAATCGGCTGGGCGCCGCCGAGATCTTTGACCTCGTTCTTCTGATAGTTGCCGATCACACTGAGGTTGATATCGAGGTTTCTCCTTCGAATGGGGTTGGCATCAATCTTCGCTTCCAAACCCGAACCTTTGATTTTTCCAATGTTAAACGGCACCGCGGTGGCAATTTTTCCGGTCGACGGCGAATTTCTAAAACCGACGATGGAATCCTTGGCCTCCTGCAGGTAATAGGTAAACTCGACGGCATAATTGTTGAAAATCTGGGCATCAAAGCCGAACTCGAGCTCTTTGATCCGTTCCGGCTTGATTTCCGAATTGCCGATGCTGGACAAGACCGCGCCGCGTCCGTAGCCGCCGCCTTGGGCGCGATACAGCAGCTCGATGCCATCCAACAAACCCGGCAAAACGCCGGTTTCGCCATAGGCCGCGCGAATTTTCATGAGATTAAAAAAGTTGGGGAAGAACGCATAGCGATCCAGGCGCACGGCGAGGCTGGCTTTGGGATAGTTGATGCTCGGCGCTTTCTTGCCAATGACGCTGGCGTAATCGCGGCGGATGCCGATGGTGGCATAATATTGGTCCACATACGAGAATGAGCCTTCGGCAAAAATGCCGGCTTCGCGGGTGTTGGTAAAGCCTTCGTCTGCGGATCCAAGCTGAGTGCCGGCGCCGATGTTGGAGATGAATTCGCTCGGAAAACTGAATTTTGAGATAAAGCTGGTTTCCTGGCGCCGATTGAAGAGCTGTGCCCCGGCCACGACACTGCCGTTAAGACGGGAAATGAGATTGAACGAATACCGTCCATCGAGGGTGTAGGTATACTGCACGTTGCGGAGATTGAAAAGACTTCTTTGCCCCTGGTCCAACTGCGCCACCGGATAAACCAGGTTGACCGGGAAGAACTGATCCTGGCGAAGATTTTCGTTGTCCACGCCAACGCTGAATCGGCCGAACAAGTTTTTGAATGGCGTATATTCAGCGCTGGCAGCACCGATGAATCGGTTGACGTTGGTTTTGTCGCCGATATTCTCAATCGCGGTGCTGTCGGTGAATCCATACGGCCGCGGCAGCAGGAGGGTATTGCCAAGATAACCCAGAATGTTGTTGTCATTATTCGGGCGCTTCAGTTGATCCTGAGTATAACCGGCGTTGACTTGAAAAGTGAGGCGTTCGTTGGGCACCACATCCAAATTGGCGCGCAGGCTGGTGCGATCTCCTTCGTTGTTGCGCGTAATACCTTCTTCCTCGCGTTTATCAAACGAGACAAAATATTTAAGCGTGTTCAAGCCGCCGGTGGCGTTGACCGTGTGTTGTTGGATATTACCGGTGCGAAAAATA from candidate division KSB1 bacterium includes the following:
- a CDS encoding YCF48-related protein, which encodes MSKHCCYAGVSSLYESTFINFLLTAKLKRRLMQRCRIFPSFALSLAVFCQAFPVLSQTNFWQQSNGPYGGIISSIVIDKTGHLFAAVYGTGVYRSNDGGATWFPVNFGLTDRGITYLAVSPNSHLFAATEDSGVFRYSDAGNTWRPVNTGLTNRNILILASKPNGHLFAGTRDGVFRSTDNGDTWVALTNGLPSNLYFAIAFNPSGHIFVGSVRRGVYRSTDNGDTWTYSGLDGATVFALAINASGHIFLGTSGFGIFRSRDNGETWNQINTGLTNPTIYFLAINSQGHVFAGTNGSGIFLSTNEGASWAPANAGLNSRIVYALAFNQTGHLFAGTGGGGVYRSSDNAQTWAPASAGIIGTFIYSLTANANDEVFAGTEEAGVLRSTDNGASWTPLDANLFIGRVYALAFSSTGQLFAGTQRRGIFRSADNGESWVQVNNGLKTLEVRALTINASGYVFAGTFGEGIFLSTNNGESWVPVNNGLPPQSIVISLAVNSRGHIFAGTLFDGIFRSLDNGASWKRIINGLTNIDVRAITINRNDEIFIGTYGGGIFRSTDNGDTWIETPLGLTHRFIISMVIDKQGHIFAGTNGGGVFRSTDNGGNWARLNAGLTNLQVRTLTVSTNGYIFAGTTGSGVFRSVQAITPVSESSDQLPTSFILGQNYPNPFNPSTTIPFTLPRPGRVTLKIFNQVGEEIATLVNQKLAAGQHEARWDAIGQANGVYFYRLQTDTGWVQTRKLVLLK
- a CDS encoding T9SS type A sorting domain-containing protein — protein: MNHVTLKVFNQLGEEVATLVDQKLPAGRHEAPLDASGWPSGVYFYRLQAEDNFVATRKLMLVK
- a CDS encoding nucleotidyltransferase family protein — protein: MPKISALVLAAGESKRIPGKNKLLLPFAGKTIVECTVDTVLQAAVDDVILVLGHEAETIKKVVGDRPIKIAFNPDYRNGMAGSIHTGLTALSPTATAVMICLVDQPLIQSAELNLLITAFSQAKEKSIAVPVFKGQRGNPVIFDLRYRAEMLTLKGDVGCKPIIARHPEAVVEVEMPTGNILEDADTSEAYARLVMLSNH
- a CDS encoding DUF6516 family protein, which produces MWNISQYESLVYNIQANSQYIEPSNLVLQRRGKFNCWLIGSIRFAKSFRLEIAEALDFTSESFIRHYSYAVLRGDERLYWYDSQAHPNDPTLQSTHPHHKHIPPDIKHHRIPAPYLSFDKPNLPFPIREIEEQFLKSTTS
- a CDS encoding AAA family ATPase — encoded protein: MHCPSCGFENPASMKFCGACAAPLKNICANCGFENPPGFKFCGQCGASLTGATPAPAAPQHKTPEAERRHLTVMFCDLVGSTSLAHQLDPEELRQVVRQYQEVCAEAINRFEGNIAQYLGDGILAYFGYPRTHEDEARRAVRAGLEILDNMQQLNARLQREIGVNLAVRVGIHTGLVVVGEMGTPQKREQLALGKTPNLAARLQGLADPNAVVISAATHRLVQGFFACQSLGLHKLKGIPLPLEVFRVLHETEAQSRFEATLAQGLTPLIGKQKEVEMLLQQWQQTQQGRLQITLLKGEAGIGKSRLLRAFKDRLGEAPHLWLESQCLPYHQNSALYPIFDLLQRLLAFRREEPCESKTAKIEKLLAQYDFPTAEAVLLFSDLLCVPLGGGQAGPRLNPQRQKQKTLEAVLQLLLKMAQQQPVVFVVEDLHWADASTLELLDLLISQPPAAYMLALLITRPEFSPAWENRPEINRLFLNRLTPGQIEIMVGQITGGRALPEPVLRQIVMKTDGVPLFIEELTKMVLESGLLREVSDHYELSGPLPPLAIPATLQDSLMARLDRLAPVKEIAQVGAAIGREFSYELIQAVTNLPEDTLQDGLSQLVNAELLYPKNTPTNGTIYVFKHALIQDTAYESLLKSTRQQYHLRIAEMLKDRFTETILTQPELLAQHYTEAGIKETAVVYWEMAGRRAIEHSANVEAINHLTKGLELLRTLPENTHRHERELELLTYLGVALTAIKGYSDPEVEKVYTRARELCQHVERTPRLSSAMLGLWKGALIRSDLQRAHELAQECMRLTANKKNSELRMTAQIMLGVALLYQGEILSAHKYLTEAVRLYNPAEHHSDAFDYGEDPGVVGLVYLAFTAWMLGYPDQALKHSDAALALAKKLDHPFTLALALNLTAWINELRQEIHIVRERGEALIALAEEQGFSFWRACGFIQKGSALFELGQQEEGIALVNKGMAALQASGAMIGLAGGLAQRALAYGKIGRVEEGLQLVDEAIAVIKNGVERQLEAENYRIKGELLLMQRSVDEQQAEACFTHALEVARRQQAKSWELRLATSLGRFWINQGKRAEAHALLAEAYNWFTEGFDTADLREAKALLEELA
- a CDS encoding TonB-dependent receptor, producing the protein MSASRSQQAKLNRFGIKLLLRQVIAFIVCLLAPAAVLADGTITGKVAVKETGEPLFGANVFLKGTTIGTVTNAEGAYTILRVKPGDYVLVASFVGYHTESTPITVTDNATVTANFAMRVDVFQGEAVVVTGIASRTSKELAEVAVSRVQATQLTESTNYHNFSQLVNGKVAGVNLTPSSGNVGAGFRFNVRSGGGLNGNEQPVIYVDGVRVNDDQFTGFGVGGQGISLLSSLNPEEIERFEVLKGPAGAASYGTNGSNGVVLITTRRGKLASGRNVAIDYKFITGSNQQAYEYSKSDYLTAANANRIFRTGNIQQHTVNATGGLNTLKYFVSFDKREEEGITRNNEGDRTSLRANLDVVPNERLTFQVNAGYTQDQLKRPNNDNNILGYLGNTLLLPRPYGFTDSTAIENIGDKTNVNRFIGAASAEYTPFKNLFGRFSVGVDNENLRQDQFFPVNLVYPVAQLDQGQRSLFNLRNVQYTYTLDGRYSFNLISRLNGSVVAGAQLFNRRQETSFISKFSFPSEFISNIGAGTQLGSADEGFTNTREAGIFAEGSFSYVDQYYATIGIRRDYASVIGKKAPSINYPKASLAVRLDRYAFFPNFFNLMKIRAAYGETGVLPGLLDGIELLYRAQGGGYGRGAVLSSIGNSEIKPERIKELEFGFDAQIFNNYAVEFTYYLQEAKDSIVGFRNSPSTGKIATAVPFNIGKIKGSGLEAKIDANPIRRRNLDINLSVIGNYQKNEVKDLGGAQPIFDGFDNNVIKEGLPKHQFYVRKVLGARFDPTSGAYLGPNVSTDRFDFGSPIPKYNGSFTLNLRVFRSINFYALADWATEFKVLNFTNVFSYRFGNNPEFNRLANQLNLAGRPGVAANSAVDNTITRLTPNTPEYQAAAERFARLDHTFNANFIEDGDFLKLREISVNYSLKDWLPRLNADRYFRDVVVGFSARNVWTTTKYSGPDPEVNHNGARSLTRGNDFLTLQSPRAYNFIFRFSL